The Pedobacter roseus genome contains a region encoding:
- a CDS encoding O-antigen ligase family protein: MFLVSREIGGLPYGLIIDISFVLILITALATTPKEDWNGLNVSLFYTLLLWLLVSLFEGFNPGASSLGWINEIRSTAIYPFVAVLLGLVIFRTRRDLDLFLILVMVCSTLASLNGIKQLYLGPSDNERKFLLENASTHLLWGHLRVFSFYSDAGQFGASQAHIGLMAIILSLAPIKTWKRILLLLCGAINIYGMLISGTRGALFAIVIGGFVAIALGKNYKALLCGGFLVIALLGVLKFTTIGDSNYQIYRLRTAMNPEDPSLNLRLSNQRNLALYMHDYPFGNGPGVTGYYGKLYNGDKYLSRVEPDSYFVKIWMMYGVVGLTMWFSVMMYILGSCCGMVWQIEDKVLKVKMIALTAGCAGILFCSYGNEVMNLIPSSIVVYLSWVFIYKSPLLIPGKEILT; this comes from the coding sequence TTGTTTTTGGTATCCCGTGAAATTGGTGGTCTGCCTTACGGTCTGATTATCGATATTTCTTTTGTGCTGATCCTGATCACCGCGCTTGCCACCACGCCAAAAGAAGATTGGAACGGGCTTAATGTAAGTTTATTTTATACACTGTTATTGTGGTTACTGGTTAGTCTCTTTGAGGGTTTTAATCCGGGTGCGAGCAGTTTGGGCTGGATCAATGAAATCCGCAGTACAGCCATATATCCTTTTGTAGCGGTACTTCTGGGACTGGTGATTTTCAGGACGCGCAGAGACCTTGATCTGTTTCTTATTCTCGTCATGGTATGCTCAACACTTGCATCATTAAACGGTATTAAACAGCTTTACCTCGGGCCAAGCGACAATGAACGTAAATTTTTACTGGAGAATGCCAGCACCCATCTTTTATGGGGACACCTCCGCGTTTTTTCATTTTACAGTGATGCAGGACAGTTTGGTGCATCTCAGGCCCACATTGGCTTAATGGCGATTATTCTTTCGCTTGCACCAATTAAAACCTGGAAGAGGATACTGCTTCTTTTGTGTGGTGCAATCAATATATACGGTATGCTTATTTCGGGCACACGCGGTGCACTGTTCGCTATTGTTATTGGTGGTTTTGTGGCTATTGCACTGGGCAAAAATTACAAAGCACTCCTTTGCGGAGGTTTTTTGGTTATTGCACTGCTCGGCGTATTGAAATTTACCACAATCGGAGATAGTAATTATCAGATTTATCGCTTACGGACAGCCATGAACCCGGAAGATCCTTCACTGAATCTCAGACTTTCCAATCAGCGGAACCTTGCCCTTTATATGCACGATTATCCATTCGGCAACGGGCCTGGGGTTACCGGCTATTATGGTAAACTCTATAATGGTGACAAGTATCTTTCGAGGGTGGAGCCAGACAGTTATTTTGTGAAAATATGGATGATGTACGGCGTTGTGGGGCTCACCATGTGGTTTAGTGTGATGATGTACATCCTTGGAAGCTGCTGCGGCATGGTATGGCAGATAGAAGATAAGGTATTAAAAGTGAAAATGATCGCCCTTACTGCTGGTTGTGCTGGTATTTTATTCTGTAGTTATGGCAATGAGGTAATGAACCTGATTCCAAGCTCAATTGTAGTTTATCTTTCCTGGGTATTTATCTACAAGTCGCCATTGTTAATCCCCGGTAAAGAAATTTTAACTTAA
- a CDS encoding GumC family protein, producing MDLKLFLLRVSRLKWLIILLPVLAILISFLLVKNLPKKYESVTQISTGLLDPSKKVISNETVDFFAVNQQFANLVEKFTMKRMVNLLTYKLIIHDLGDQKNAFKHLPESLSSKSSTELKKISSLFERKLAANALLTLDDDKGAVKLFSIAEDMGYGEEKMRDGLEVSHAANSDLLLVSFTSENPALSAFTVNTLSTEFISSYSNDVSLNQNSSAKILDSMLLSKKNTMDAKNKLLSDFKRTKGVLNLDEQSATVYNQISQYEAQRAEAMRVIQSNAGGVATIESKLQGSDRYVNGSSKANNREIVELKRQLQVANNLYIDGGFKPAMQKKIDSLNRLVNIKSAANVDENVIDTRVSKQDLVQQKVGLEVSLQQARSSIRTLDGQLRILRERYKSMVPFDADIQNYQRDAELATKDYMLALDRFNTAKTDQKLGLNLEIEQVGLPGNPKPTKKALYIAGAGTGTFALCLGFVFLLVVVDSSIRNQQSLEAVTESVVIGNVNEIAGTERIARNIWGDKSAGGKYLVFREQIRSLRFEIASQMEKSESKILGITSLASGAGKTFLSHSLAYAFALTGKKVLLIADEQIQASSSEKGLIANLSFQNFLIKKEFHTEDLITVMNKSVERNSLLEIQNVSNLRDGFEVLKKEFDFVIIDVNSLREVNISKEWLLFTEQNIALFEYGAKVNEADRPLMRYIREQPGFMGWVFNKVNDVK from the coding sequence ATGGATTTGAAATTGTTTTTGCTCCGTGTCTCCAGGCTCAAATGGCTGATCATATTATTGCCTGTATTGGCCATTTTGATCTCTTTTTTACTGGTGAAAAATCTTCCCAAAAAATACGAATCTGTAACACAGATTTCGACTGGTTTGCTTGATCCCTCTAAAAAGGTGATCAGCAATGAAACCGTCGATTTTTTTGCTGTGAACCAGCAGTTCGCCAATCTGGTCGAAAAATTTACCATGAAAAGAATGGTTAATCTGCTTACCTATAAGCTTATTATCCATGATCTTGGCGATCAAAAAAACGCATTTAAACACCTTCCCGAATCTTTATCTTCAAAAAGCAGCACGGAGCTAAAAAAAATATCATCGCTTTTTGAACGAAAACTTGCAGCTAACGCGCTATTGACCCTTGATGATGACAAGGGTGCCGTAAAACTATTTAGTATTGCGGAGGATATGGGCTATGGTGAGGAAAAGATGCGGGATGGTTTGGAAGTATCACACGCTGCAAACAGTGATCTGCTCCTGGTAAGCTTTACTTCGGAGAATCCCGCATTATCAGCCTTCACGGTGAATACACTATCAACTGAGTTTATCAGCAGCTACAGCAATGATGTCTCTTTAAATCAAAACTCGTCGGCGAAAATCCTAGACTCTATGCTGCTGAGCAAGAAAAATACGATGGATGCCAAAAATAAACTGCTGTCTGATTTTAAGCGTACCAAAGGCGTTTTGAACCTGGATGAACAATCGGCAACGGTTTATAATCAGATTTCGCAATATGAGGCCCAGCGTGCTGAGGCCATGCGGGTTATCCAGTCGAATGCAGGCGGAGTGGCTACCATCGAAAGCAAACTCCAGGGCAGCGACCGGTACGTTAATGGAAGCAGCAAGGCCAACAACCGTGAGATTGTGGAACTCAAAAGGCAGTTGCAGGTGGCCAATAACCTCTATATTGATGGCGGATTTAAACCTGCCATGCAGAAAAAAATTGATTCACTGAACAGGCTGGTCAATATTAAAAGTGCAGCCAATGTAGATGAGAATGTGATTGATACACGGGTTTCGAAGCAGGATCTTGTTCAGCAAAAGGTAGGTTTGGAAGTTTCTTTGCAACAGGCCAGGAGTAGCATCAGAACGCTTGATGGTCAGCTCCGCATTTTAAGGGAACGTTACAAAAGCATGGTGCCCTTTGATGCGGATATACAGAATTACCAACGTGATGCAGAACTTGCAACAAAAGACTATATGCTGGCACTCGACCGGTTTAACACCGCAAAAACAGATCAGAAATTAGGCCTGAACCTGGAAATAGAGCAGGTGGGTTTACCCGGAAATCCAAAACCCACCAAAAAAGCATTATACATTGCCGGAGCAGGTACAGGTACTTTTGCCCTTTGTTTAGGATTTGTATTTCTATTGGTGGTGGTCGATTCATCTATCCGTAACCAGCAGAGTTTGGAGGCCGTTACCGAAAGTGTGGTTATCGGCAATGTAAATGAGATCGCAGGTACGGAACGTATAGCCAGGAATATTTGGGGCGATAAATCAGCTGGGGGAAAATACCTGGTATTCAGGGAACAGATCAGGTCGTTAAGGTTCGAAATTGCTTCGCAGATGGAAAAAAGCGAAAGTAAAATCCTGGGCATTACGAGTTTGGCCAGTGGAGCAGGAAAAACTTTTTTAAGCCATAGCCTTGCCTATGCTTTCGCCTTAACTGGTAAAAAAGTGTTGCTGATTGCTGATGAGCAGATTCAGGCTAGTTCTAGTGAAAAGGGCCTGATTGCAAATCTGAGTTTCCAGAATTTTCTGATCAAAAAGGAATTCCATACCGAAGATCTGATTACGGTGATGAATAAAAGTGTTGAACGCAATTCATTGCTCGAAATTCAGAATGTAAGCAATTTAAGAGATGGTTTCGAAGTGCTCAAAAAAGAATTCGATTTCGTTATTATTGATGTGAACAGTTTAAGGGAAGTTAACATTTCGAAAGAATGGTTATTGTTTACAGAACAGAATATTGCGCTTTTCGAATATGGGGCTAAGGTAAATGAGGCCGACCGTCCCTTGATGCGTTACATCCGGGAACAACCTGGTTTTATGGGTTGGGTTTTCAACAAGGTAAATGATGTTAAATAA
- a CDS encoding TolC family protein, translating to MMKNISLIALLLFALGGTKLSAQESILGQVNKADIEQYIALAKQNYVKRKIQGVSTESMKNDVSMAKVSYLDIFNASYFYRPQGNTVIDPVNPYNINGFQFGVNINLGALLQKPFILKKAKANYKVAQLEALDFDTQLVVEVKKRYYNYLQEKARLKVLTQSASDSKGVAESLRRKFERSETSLEVFNQSRVTQSSAETLKVEAEGNFLKAKDLLEEIIGQEIPAGK from the coding sequence ATGATGAAAAACATTTCACTTATAGCCCTTTTATTATTCGCACTGGGCGGTACAAAACTATCAGCGCAAGAGTCAATCCTTGGTCAGGTAAACAAAGCAGATATTGAGCAGTATATCGCATTGGCAAAGCAGAATTATGTAAAGCGAAAAATCCAGGGAGTCTCTACAGAGTCGATGAAAAATGATGTGTCAATGGCGAAAGTATCTTATCTGGATATTTTCAATGCATCCTATTTCTACCGTCCGCAGGGTAATACGGTAATCGATCCGGTAAATCCCTACAACATCAATGGTTTCCAGTTCGGTGTTAACATCAATCTTGGGGCCCTGCTTCAAAAGCCCTTTATCTTAAAAAAGGCAAAAGCAAACTATAAGGTGGCGCAACTGGAAGCATTAGACTTTGATACGCAGCTGGTGGTTGAGGTTAAAAAAAGATATTATAACTATCTGCAGGAAAAAGCGCGTTTAAAAGTGCTTACCCAAAGTGCATCCGACAGTAAAGGTGTGGCAGAAAGTTTAAGAAGAAAATTTGAGCGCAGCGAGACTTCCCTTGAGGTATTCAACCAATCGAGGGTTACGCAATCGAGTGCCGAAACACTAAAAGTAGAAGCCGAAGGGAATTTCCTTAAAGCAAAAGATTTATTGGAAGAAATTATAGGGCAGGAAATCCCTGCAGGAAAATAG
- a CDS encoding sugar transferase, whose product MNAQDKDSAMANVRSVYFGKLLRDVMFESLGGYTKELIFIDDFQFYIQQQTFLSLPDLVMIEVDENPEWFNQVSFIRNHPILNHLIVVLIGTTENADWRKKALQVRANDYYLYPFPPSDFISRIAFLVKFKAVKPNVLEISAKMQERYTIPVSKRVFDIIASGLALLILSPLFIIIAIMIRLESKGDIIYKSKRVGAGYKIFDFYKFRSMRSGADKMVAELSSLNQYANEGNKNGKSAFVKFTNDPRITRLGKILRKTSIDELPQLINVFIGDMSLVGNRPLPLYEAEQLTTNKWSSRFNGPAGLTGLWQISRRGKKEMSESERKELDNYYANHYSIFLDFKIILKTIPALIQKEEV is encoded by the coding sequence ATGAACGCTCAGGACAAAGATAGTGCTATGGCCAATGTGAGGTCAGTGTATTTTGGTAAGTTATTGAGGGATGTGATGTTCGAAAGCCTGGGAGGCTATACCAAAGAACTTATTTTTATTGATGACTTTCAGTTTTATATTCAGCAGCAGACTTTTTTAAGTCTTCCTGACCTGGTAATGATTGAGGTGGATGAGAACCCTGAATGGTTTAACCAGGTTTCTTTTATCAGAAACCATCCTATACTCAATCATCTCATCGTTGTACTTATTGGTACCACTGAAAATGCAGATTGGAGAAAGAAAGCACTTCAGGTTAGGGCAAACGATTATTATCTGTATCCCTTTCCGCCATCAGATTTTATTTCAAGGATTGCTTTTCTGGTTAAGTTTAAAGCAGTGAAACCCAATGTACTTGAGATTTCTGCAAAGATGCAGGAACGTTATACTATACCCGTAAGTAAGCGGGTATTCGACATTATCGCCTCGGGGCTGGCTTTGCTCATCCTCTCGCCGCTGTTTATCATTATTGCTATCATGATCAGGCTGGAATCGAAAGGCGACATCATTTATAAAAGCAAACGCGTGGGGGCAGGCTACAAGATTTTCGATTTCTATAAATTCAGGTCTATGCGTAGCGGAGCCGATAAAATGGTAGCCGAACTCTCATCGCTGAACCAATATGCCAATGAAGGAAATAAAAACGGAAAATCGGCTTTTGTAAAGTTTACGAACGATCCGAGGATTACCAGGCTTGGTAAAATACTGCGCAAAACCAGTATTGACGAGCTTCCACAATTGATCAACGTTTTTATCGGCGACATGTCGCTGGTTGGCAACCGGCCGCTTCCTTTATATGAGGCCGAGCAGCTCACCACCAATAAATGGTCTTCGCGTTTTAACGGGCCTGCCGGTTTAACCGGGCTATGGCAAATCAGCAGAAGAGGGAAAAAGGAAATGTCGGAAAGTGAGCGTAAAGAACTTGATAATTATTATGCCAACCATTATTCCATTTTCCTCGATTTCAAAATTATTTTAAAAACCATTCCGGCACTGATCCAGAAAGAAGAAGTTTAA
- a CDS encoding response regulator, translating into MKNLILKDSMKRYTKKHILLVDGGLNLGKLMNFILAPEYRLTIKTSGIDALSWLEEGNDPDLIITSLRMPYFDGSAFIQNLKCSGFYRNTPIMVLSGEENLEEKVKSMSFRIDSYMEKPFNPTVLKSQISLLIA; encoded by the coding sequence ATGAAAAATCTCATTTTAAAGGACAGCATGAAGCGTTATACCAAGAAGCATATTCTTCTGGTGGATGGCGGATTAAACCTGGGTAAGTTAATGAACTTCATCCTGGCTCCCGAATACAGGCTGACCATCAAAACCAGCGGAATAGATGCTCTGAGCTGGCTGGAGGAAGGCAATGATCCAGATCTGATCATTACCAGCTTAAGAATGCCTTATTTTGATGGGAGCGCTTTCATCCAAAACCTTAAGTGCAGCGGTTTTTACCGTAATACGCCGATTATGGTTCTTTCGGGAGAAGAAAACCTCGAAGAAAAAGTAAAAAGTATGTCATTCAGGATTGATAGTTACATGGAAAAACCTTTCAATCCAACAGTTTTGAAAAGCCAGATTAGCCTTTTGATTGCATAA
- a CDS encoding serine O-acetyltransferase, whose amino-acid sequence MLYKFAVGWLMNIGINSSAVIGRGFKIQYGFGTVIGSHTVIGENCNIRQLTNISSKMKENGSYSRAPRIGNNVDIGINVVILGDVIIGNNVTIGAGSVITKDVEDNCVMVGNTATVLKKKYIISVEKS is encoded by the coding sequence ATGCTCTACAAGTTTGCTGTTGGCTGGCTCATGAATATTGGTATCAACTCAAGTGCGGTTATTGGCAGGGGGTTTAAGATTCAGTATGGCTTCGGAACGGTGATCGGTAGTCACACCGTAATCGGCGAAAACTGTAACATCAGGCAACTTACCAACATCAGCTCCAAGATGAAAGAGAATGGAAGTTACAGCAGGGCACCCAGAATTGGTAATAATGTAGATATAGGCATTAACGTAGTAATACTCGGTGATGTGATTATTGGCAATAATGTAACCATAGGAGCAGGCTCAGTGATTACTAAAGATGTGGAGGATAATTGTGTGATGGTGGGTAATACGGCTACTGTATTGAAGAAAAAATATATTATCTCAGTCGAAAAATCATAG
- a CDS encoding response regulator transcription factor, whose protein sequence is MISVSIVEDHNLYRNSLASSILENKSFELKGVYATAEEALEKLPVECPDIAIVDIKLSNMSGIDLVMQSREGLNKTLFLMCTGFQNDEKIFSALQAGASGYIIKGSTSAEIHEALIELYNGGSPMSPYIARKVISLIQGSKPARKKIDLGLSERELEVLSLLSKGLLYKEISEMLFISPNTVKNHCKNIYKRLHVQNKIEALNKFKDYSYN, encoded by the coding sequence ATGATTTCAGTGTCAATTGTTGAAGACCACAACCTTTACCGGAACAGTTTAGCCAGTTCTATCCTCGAAAATAAATCCTTTGAGCTCAAAGGGGTTTATGCCACTGCTGAAGAAGCCCTAGAGAAATTGCCAGTTGAATGTCCGGATATAGCTATAGTAGATATTAAGTTGTCTAATATGTCGGGGATAGATCTTGTTATGCAGAGTAGAGAAGGTTTAAACAAAACGCTATTTTTGATGTGTACCGGTTTTCAGAATGATGAGAAAATTTTTAGTGCTTTACAGGCTGGCGCATCAGGTTATATCATTAAAGGTTCTACCTCCGCAGAGATCCATGAGGCGTTGATAGAACTCTATAACGGAGGATCGCCCATGAGCCCCTACATCGCGCGTAAAGTCATCAGTCTTATCCAGGGGAGTAAACCTGCCAGGAAAAAAATTGATTTAGGCCTTAGTGAGCGCGAGCTGGAAGTGCTGTCGCTGTTAAGTAAGGGTTTATTGTACAAGGAGATTTCTGAAATGCTTTTTATAAGCCCCAACACGGTAAAAAATCATTGTAAGAACATTTATAAAAGGCTGCATGTGCAAAACAAAATTGAAGCCCTTAATAAGTTTAAAGATTACAGTTATAATTAA
- a CDS encoding sensor histidine kinase — MFLILLLSVFFLKYYRTAVKFKRKYKNQAALIKAERDRISGEIHDEIGSGLTAIKLYAEHSARSKPAVRELKIMEEMIGEITLKIREIIWSSNTDSDHLESLIYFMEDQIRKLFEHTDTAFTSELPAFIPSIELQSQSRRDCYLIAKEIAHNVLKHAQATQVKLLIEVEKDQLIFSIKDNGTGFDPAAQRSTGVGMENIRIRTERLKAGLIIENYRGTRVRINIPMKYNVHL; from the coding sequence TTGTTTTTAATCTTATTACTATCAGTCTTTTTTTTAAAATATTATAGAACTGCCGTAAAATTTAAAAGGAAGTATAAAAACCAGGCTGCATTAATCAAAGCAGAAAGAGATAGGATCAGTGGCGAAATACATGATGAAATCGGATCAGGCCTTACTGCGATAAAATTATATGCAGAACACTCAGCCCGTTCGAAACCCGCAGTTAGAGAACTTAAAATTATGGAAGAGATGATCGGCGAGATTACATTGAAAATCAGGGAAATCATCTGGAGTTCAAATACAGATAGCGACCACCTGGAAAGCCTGATCTATTTTATGGAAGACCAGATCAGAAAGCTGTTCGAACATACTGATACTGCATTCACTTCCGAACTTCCCGCATTTATTCCATCTATTGAACTGCAAAGCCAGAGCAGACGCGATTGTTACCTGATCGCCAAAGAGATCGCCCATAATGTGCTTAAACATGCTCAGGCAACCCAAGTTAAGCTCCTTATCGAGGTTGAAAAAGATCAGCTCATATTTTCCATAAAAGATAATGGTACAGGCTTCGACCCGGCTGCCCAGAGATCTACCGGTGTGGGCATGGAAAATATACGGATAAGAACGGAACGTTTGAAAGCAGGACTGATTATCGAAAATTACAGGGGAACAAGGGTAAGAATCAACATACCAATGAAATACAACGTTCACCTCTAA
- a CDS encoding sensor histidine kinase, whose amino-acid sequence MAYLYNSCDNGVGYQKNIKPLLLKGIKEKSIGLQSILERVEMINRQQIDFKASFQIGPGDNGRGTVATICLPVVKAE is encoded by the coding sequence ATGGCATATTTGTATAACAGTTGTGATAATGGGGTTGGATATCAGAAAAATATAAAACCACTGCTTCTCAAAGGGATAAAAGAGAAATCTATCGGACTCCAATCTATTTTGGAGCGGGTAGAAATGATCAACAGGCAACAGATTGATTTTAAGGCAAGTTTTCAGATCGGCCCGGGCGATAACGGGCGGGGTACTGTTGCTACGATCTGTTTACCAGTGGTTAAGGCAGAATAG
- a CDS encoding LytR/AlgR family response regulator transcription factor, whose translation MKLYILEDEIRILQHILQIVKKIDYLEVVGFAAEITVAGKEIPTLKPDIILADIRLKDGDSFNLFHTIGINDFQVVFLTAYDQYAIQALNLGAFGYLLKPIDEVSLTTTLNKCYHHREHESFGQQQLAIAKDHYLAQGVGVSKRIALKSVEYIEVVAIENIMFCKSDKGYTSFFLNDGREIVVSKGLKEYEGLLTPFGFLRCHQSYLVNFKYVKKYYREGYLQMENKENILVSSRKKEEVLRYLENIA comes from the coding sequence ATGAAACTTTATATCTTGGAAGATGAAATCCGCATTTTGCAACATATTTTGCAAATTGTTAAAAAAATAGATTATTTAGAAGTTGTTGGCTTTGCTGCTGAAATAACAGTGGCCGGAAAGGAAATTCCTACACTAAAGCCAGATATTATTTTGGCTGATATCCGCTTAAAGGATGGCGACAGTTTTAATCTTTTTCATACCATTGGAATAAACGATTTTCAGGTAGTTTTTCTCACCGCCTACGATCAATATGCGATACAGGCCCTAAATTTGGGCGCTTTTGGTTATTTGCTTAAACCCATCGATGAGGTATCGCTAACCACCACTTTAAATAAATGTTACCACCACCGGGAGCATGAAAGTTTCGGCCAACAACAACTCGCCATTGCGAAAGACCATTATTTGGCGCAAGGTGTAGGGGTAAGCAAGCGCATCGCGTTAAAGAGTGTAGAATATATTGAAGTGGTAGCAATAGAGAACATCATGTTTTGCAAAAGCGATAAAGGTTATACCAGCTTTTTTTTGAATGACGGGCGTGAAATTGTGGTATCAAAAGGCCTGAAGGAATATGAGGGATTACTTACGCCCTTCGGCTTCTTAAGGTGTCATCAATCCTATTTGGTTAATTTTAAATACGTAAAGAAATATTATCGGGAAGGTTATTTGCAAATGGAAAATAAGGAAAACATCCTGGTTTCCAGCAGGAAGAAAGAGGAGGTTTTACGGTATCTGGAAAATATTGCTTAA
- a CDS encoding tetratricopeptide repeat-containing sensor histidine kinase, translated as MNITARTALAICSILSSLFISSCRNQEKKSKGQQKANQIVIGKKDYLSFIIAFDTIPAAKIKKMIYKEDSLLSNSENKEANPYYHYFKARKYGLEKKRDSAITEYQKIKSNKPNDELALLKTYGILVQIMGNGSMVESALTGKIFTAIKLAEGANSRLTYHFYDLLAQAYFQNQNEKKSLEYASIYFENHPFKSHPAVKQRYFDISFLLASRLKNFRKMEFYNNQARILAKQIGDSLALSRTYDNQAQIYSQQGLSSKAVASSKLYFNYLKRTDNLNDIAFNNLATSFIRNNQPDSAIKYYKEGIAFEKNDLSGKQKKVYYDGLIDAYKLKGEYAKALEAAEASHKIELKNNEAIESVKVAEMHEQYETEKKDQNIEELKSRNKLNETIIKQQRSSMFLLVLIFIGVISFFFIVYRQQRLKSKNNLLRSDNQRLNVEQKMLQAQLNPHFIFNAIANLQSIVASGHIDESVRYLKSFSGLLRGILEQNRKDFIEIAEEVTSLNNYIQLQQMRYAGVFDYQIDVDQQLNVHETLIPPMLIQPFVENAIEHGFRNIAYKGLLLISFVLKGDLLLIEVDDNGSGLVQKPTDKPKKQSLAQTILKERFELLFKSNHQHAEFELRDKKALGCRGVSVEITIPVIND; from the coding sequence ATGAATATCACTGCAAGAACTGCATTAGCCATTTGCTCTATCTTGAGTTCCCTGTTTATTTCCTCTTGCAGAAATCAGGAAAAAAAAAGCAAAGGCCAGCAAAAGGCCAATCAAATTGTTATTGGTAAAAAAGATTATTTATCGTTCATCATCGCTTTTGACACCATCCCGGCGGCTAAGATTAAAAAAATGATTTATAAAGAAGATAGTCTGTTAAGTAATTCGGAAAATAAAGAGGCTAATCCATATTATCACTATTTCAAAGCCAGAAAATATGGGCTGGAAAAAAAACGCGACAGTGCGATAACTGAATATCAAAAAATAAAATCTAACAAGCCGAATGATGAATTAGCGCTTTTGAAAACCTATGGAATTCTTGTTCAGATTATGGGTAATGGATCAATGGTTGAGTCTGCCTTAACGGGCAAAATATTTACTGCTATAAAATTGGCAGAGGGTGCGAATAGTAGATTGACCTATCATTTTTACGATTTGCTGGCACAAGCTTATTTCCAAAATCAGAATGAGAAAAAATCATTGGAATATGCATCCATTTACTTTGAAAACCATCCGTTCAAATCTCATCCGGCAGTTAAACAGCGCTATTTTGATATTTCTTTTCTATTGGCTTCCCGTTTGAAAAACTTCAGGAAAATGGAGTTTTACAATAACCAGGCTCGGATATTGGCCAAGCAAATTGGAGATAGTTTAGCCCTATCTCGCACTTACGATAACCAGGCACAGATTTATAGTCAGCAAGGCCTATCTTCAAAAGCTGTGGCTTCTAGTAAACTATATTTTAACTACCTGAAGAGAACTGACAACCTCAACGATATTGCTTTTAACAATCTGGCTACTAGTTTTATCAGGAACAATCAACCCGATTCTGCCATTAAATATTATAAAGAAGGAATTGCATTCGAAAAAAATGATTTATCTGGGAAGCAAAAAAAAGTTTATTACGATGGGCTAATTGATGCGTATAAACTAAAAGGCGAATATGCCAAAGCACTGGAAGCTGCAGAGGCTTCGCATAAAATTGAATTGAAAAATAATGAAGCCATCGAATCGGTTAAGGTTGCAGAAATGCATGAACAGTACGAAACAGAAAAAAAAGATCAGAATATCGAAGAATTAAAAAGTAGGAATAAACTGAATGAAACGATTATAAAGCAACAACGTTCATCGATGTTTCTACTTGTACTCATTTTTATAGGTGTGATTTCCTTCTTTTTCATCGTCTATCGCCAGCAGCGCTTGAAATCGAAGAACAATTTGTTAAGATCAGATAATCAACGACTTAATGTGGAGCAAAAAATGCTTCAAGCCCAGTTAAATCCTCACTTTATTTTCAATGCAATTGCTAATTTGCAAAGCATTGTAGCTTCCGGACATATTGATGAATCGGTACGCTATCTTAAATCGTTTTCGGGGTTGCTACGCGGTATTTTAGAACAAAACAGGAAAGATTTTATCGAAATAGCCGAAGAGGTAACTTCATTGAATAATTACATCCAACTGCAGCAAATGCGCTATGCAGGCGTGTTCGATTATCAGATTGATGTAGATCAGCAACTCAATGTACATGAAACACTAATTCCGCCCATGCTGATCCAGCCCTTCGTTGAAAATGCAATTGAGCACGGTTTCCGAAATATTGCCTACAAAGGTTTACTCCTGATTTCTTTTGTATTAAAGGGTGATTTGTTGTTGATTGAAGTAGATGATAACGGTAGTGGGCTGGTACAAAAGCCAACAGATAAGCCAAAAAAACAATCTTTGGCTCAAACTATATTAAAAGAGCGGTTTGAATTACTGTTTAAATCAAATCACCAGCATGCAGAATTTGAGTTGAGAGACAAAAAAGCACTTGGCTGCAGAGGAGTTAGCGTCGAAATTACAATACCAGTCATTAACGATTAA